The Antechinus flavipes isolate AdamAnt ecotype Samford, QLD, Australia chromosome 4, AdamAnt_v2, whole genome shotgun sequence genomic interval gaaaataattcaaaatatatgcatggatactttttcaacattgacccttgcatagtcttgtgtttcagattttctcctccttccccttaccctctcccttagaaggcaagcaatccaatatatgttgacctcgttaaaatatatgttaaatcaaatatgtgTGAACataatttatacaattctcttgatgcacaagaaaaatcagattaaaaaggaaagaaaatgagtgagaaaacaaaagcaaacaaagaacaataagtgagaatgttatgttgtgattcacattctgttcctacagtcctctctctggatgtagatggctctcttcatcacaagatcattggaacgttccttaatcatctcattgttggaaagagccaagtccatcagaattgatcattgtataatcttgctgttgccatgtataatgatccctggttctgctcatttcacttagcttcagttcatataagtctcttccggcctctctgtattcatctgttggtcatttcttacagaacaacactattccaaaatattaatataccataatttattcagccactctccaattgaggggcatctactcagtttccagtttctggccactacaaacagagctgccacaaacgttcTTGAAcatgtgaatccctttcccttctttaagatctctttgggatataagttggatcaaagggtatgcacagtttgataactttttgggcataattccagattgctctccagaatggttggatttgttcacaactccaccaacaatgcatcagtgtcccagttttcccacataccctccaacattcatcattatcttttcctgtcatcttagccaatctgagaggtgtgtagtggtatctcagaattcttaatttgaatttatgagtagaaatggttttaatttcttcatctgaaaattgttcatatcctttgaccttttatcaattggagaatggcttggattcttataaatttgagtcaattctctacacattttagaaatgagacctttatcagaacccttaaattttaaaatgtgttcccaatttattgtttcccttgtacaaaaactttttaacttaatataatcaaaattatctatttggtgttcagttatgagctccaattcttctttggacacaaattccttccttctccacagatcagagatgtaaactatcctatgttcttctgatttgcttataatatcactctttctCTAACCTGGCTTCTTTTTATACTCAGCTCAAATTCCTTCTTCTGCAGGAGGTCTATCCCTCTGAGACTACCAATtatctattctgtatatatcttacaTTTCCATAAATATCTTGTATTTCTCTAGACTTCAAACTGGGCTCTTCCACCATGTCCCTTCTCTGGATACCTTCATATTTCCTGCTtccctcccttttcattcttcacTCTCTCCCTGTTTTTCAGCTTCCTTATACGTGTTGTCTTCTCCAAGACAAATTTCTTGAGAGCataattgtctttcttttggCTTGTGTTTGTATTTATAATTTGTATTGTGTTGAGAACAGTGCAGGGCATATAATAAGCTATTAGCAAATATCTGTTGATTAACTGactcatatgtacatatgtatcttCATATCTGTTTCCCTTTTTGGAATGTTTCCCTGACACCAGGAcagcttttgcttttctttgatagCCAGTAGTTACCTAAATGTCTAGCAAATAGTAAATGTCTAATAAATACTTGACTATTTTGATAGAGTCAAGCAAGTAATGGTAGAAATGCCTTTGTTATCTAGTATAAGAAGTGAACCCATATCACCCTATTCACTATGAAAAGTGGTTATGcaatatgaaagaaaagtcaAGATTTGAGGAtataagagaatgaaaataaaactggTACTTCTATAATGATTTGcaaaaagtgctttatatatattatttcatctggttttcattatattattataagacAGTATAGGTAtgatgtaaattccttgagagcaggaattggaTTTTTTTGAGGGAAGGAGGTCTTTTTATCCTCACTACTTAGGGCCCAACACACAACAAACCTTTAAAAAAGTCCTAACAATgatattttaacaaaattattattatataactatgataatatattattatattaattaaatcaatacataatcttatatgattttaatattaCAACATAATTTATAGTTATAGTTTTGTTAAAAACTataatttaggggcagctaggtggcgcagtggatagagcaccagccctgaagtcaggaggacctgagttcaaatctggcctcagacacttaatacttcctaactgtgtgaccctgggcaagtcacttaaccccaattgcctcagcaaaaaacaaaaacaaaaacaaaaaaaactataatttaaaaaaaccctgCTGACTACAATCAGACTTCcaaatttacaaaacaaaaaccactCAAGACCTTGGCAGGAAGTTATTTGAACCTTATTCAATTGAATGGAATTTAATTCATACAGTTACTATTAGTTCTATTCCACAGCACAGGGGAAAATAAGGTTGGGAAAGATGGAGTTTGCCCAGGTCCACATAATTAATCAATATGAGTTagactcaagttttcctgattctaagtataatattctcttttctacaCCATATGTTGGTATACAGCAATATGtagaaaaatgagatttaaaatatGGCAAGATGAGGATGACTACAGTGATGACCTAAAGATTCAGCTTCATCATGTTATGTGTTCTTTGATCCCTGATGAATGAATTGGAatccagtttctttatttaatactgtatttttgaggctatttattattttttttatctcagtgtaaaacaaaattttgtcTAACAAATCTCTAGGACAAGCTAGgacaaataagaatattttattatcaAATGTAGGATAAGATACAGTTTTAAAGGCTTTGGATAATATAATCTCTACTCCCTTCCCCATGTGTTTCTCCATTCTCTCCCCCATGCTTCTTTCAAGCAGCTGTTGAGAGATATGCTGAGAAATGGTGTTAGATCTGAAGTATTGGATATGTCAATGCTAAGGGGAAGTAACCAGATATTACAGATCTTgatgtacaaaaacaaaaaacaaacaaaaaaactgagcTTGGGCCAACACAGCGGGATAAAGGATGTGCCCAAAAGATTAGTGGAGAGAAGTAAGAACTGCCCATTGTTCCCTTTCATAGTAcaagtttttgtttggttatatTTTGATGGGGAAATTTGAGGGTAGTGGGCCGACAAGCAGGGTCAGTCTGGTATCATCTTAAAGGATAGATGTTTAGAAGCATTTCACTGTTATCATGATCCAAAGACATACATTTTACTTCTTCATCCAAGTCCCATTTGCTCCCCTTGGTTGGAAGTGAGTACTGGTGGTGAGGAGTGTAGCTGAGGAGAAAAGGGTCTTCCTGAGGGAAGTGGTACCTAGCAGTGGGGAAATAGCCATTAAAATCCACGTGCAGCTTCTCTTCATACAGGTCCCCCCCAGACACGGCCGAGTTGGGTCTGAAGGGGTGGTAGCTAGCTTTGGCCACTGACTTCTCGCCGGACAGCTGCTGGTTGCCTGCTTCCATACAGCTCAGTGGAGGGGGGATGTCACAAGACCAACTGGTCAAAGGGAAAGAATAGCCAGGACAGTAATTATCATAATCGGGAGGGCCCCCCAAGCCTGTATTCCTATTCCAGTTCTGAAGATCTCCGTAATCCGAGTAGACCCCGGAGTGAGATGGCTGAAGTAATTCTCCACTGGTGCAAATCCGACTAGAggtcaatttgcatttctcatacAACTTAGTGGACTCTGAGTTCACCAAAGGCTCTACTAGCTGTGAGGTTCTTCCAAAATAATAATTCTTGGTAAGTGAAAGGCAATTATCCAGAGGCTTCTTCTGGGGTGTGTTATCGATTAAATGCCCATTACAACTACTGGACAATTGGAAGCTTTCTTGGTAAGACCAAGTTAAAGGTAAACTTTCTTGACTTTGGGTTTCACCTGGTAGGgactaaaatggaaaagaaacagtCATGTTAATAAGTTAAGCAGATTTACATAACCTACCCCAAACAATGAGGAGTTACTCTATACCAATAGGCAAATTGGTTTGGGATTATTTCTGATTGTTCTCATTCCTTGCATGCTTAGGTTGTGAGCcgtgcaaaataaaaaaaaaaaaaaaaaaaaaagatacaccaGGTCAAGATGTAGAAGCAGAGGTTTAGGATGTTTCTATTTCAGTATGAAACTGTCTTGGTTCAAACTAGACAGATTCATAAATTGTTAATTAGAAGGAAATGTTGAGTGGTATCAGGGATGTGGTAGAAGGAATTCTGGATCTGGCCTTGAAGGCCCtgaattgaataataataataatagtactttaatatatatcaaatattatatataataattatattaaaataaaaatattatatactataataatatatagtaatTTAAGGTTTGATCAtcataatgatagctaacatttacataatactaTGTACCAgattctgtgctaagcactttacaaatattatttcattgtatcctcacaataatcatgATAGGTAGGAGGTTTATGAAGAGCTTTATTTATGCTTTCTTATTTGATCAGCTCCCAGATACATTACTTACTCCCTGTATGGTATTAGATAAAttctcagtttattcatccataaaatgagagagttggctTGGATGACATCTATAATTACTTGCAAcattaaatctatgatattatgacTTTAGAAAATGATCTTCAATCTCCTCCATTTTATGGATTCAACTACTCAGTCAATGAATCTTAACTGagcacctcctatgtgccaggcactatgctaagtgtaagggatacaaagaaaggtaaaatatagTCCCTGTCCTTTagaagctcacaatttaataCTTTAGATTGttacaattaatatttattaaatgtgctAAAATGTGCCAAATGTGCTGTCACTGAgaacagaaaggcaaaaaagaaacaatttgatGTTTCCCctagtaaaagaaaataacttgctcaaagtctCATAGCTATAAACTAGAACCTTAAGCCATCCACTACTCTTTCCAAATCATAAGATAATAGATTCAAACTAGAAGGAGCTTTAGAGACAATCTGATCCAAGTCCCCAAGGTCCAGTTAAGTAATTAATTTATCCAAGATTAGAGAGAGTAAATAGCTGAGATAggcttgaatccaagtcttcaaACTTCAAGTCCAgtctttctgaatttcttttcccCTGTGACTTAGTTTATTGTAAAACAAGAggactggactagatggccttcAAACTCTAGATCTATGAAACTTCTATGACTATGTTCTTCTAGAGACAGGTGGATTCAATGAATAGACTTACtctagacctagaatcaggaagagctgagttcaaatgtgatactaaacttactaattatgtgatcatTTAACTgttatctgtctcagtttcctcagctgtaaaattagCACCTACCTcttgggattgttgtgaggatcagattctttgcctcaattgctacctagtcttaatcactgaatgagtgtgATCTCAGACAAACTAAGACCCATTGAAAATCTTAGcttaaaaggccaaagtctcctattgcatccagggccatctttctgatctatatctggtcccTAGAGCCAGATttctctggaagggaaagtgaggcaggggaccttGCCCAACCCTCCTTCCCTTAAATCCacttcatttgcatgtcatgtcatcccctccctgatgtcatgatcctcttggagaatgaaggagaaacaacaaacaacaatgaGGTAAaacttataaaacattttccaaacaTTAGAGCAGtatataaaagctagctattattCCAGGATATTTTTCTCCCCTAATTTTGACCTTAACTTCTGGATGAATCAAtcatctgagaaaaaaaaaaacaaaacaaaatgaagctCCAGAAAAATTCATTCAGTTTAGCACACCTAtcatcagtgttctttctatttctttgttgcTTATCTGTCCTGTGGGAGTTCCAAGGTTTTCTGTTAGAGGCACATTGAAAGAAAGACTCAGTCCTTCAGTGTctatggtgtgtgtatgtgtatgtgtgtgtgtgtaaatagaaATAAGAGATTTAGAAAGATACAGAGAGGTGAGGCagaaatatatacagataaaaaagatagagagatatgGGGATAGAGAGATGAAAACATAGATatacagggacagagagaaatagaaaatctgaaaaaaaaaaaaaaggcagatacAAAGCCTGTTTCTGAAGCAGAAACAAAACGCTCCGTAAGAGTGTCATTTACTCACAAGCAGCTATTATAGTGGAAGGAATATTAGACAGAaaagagaactgagttaaaaGTCCCAATACCTCTTCTACTCACTAACTATGGAACCTCTGGACATCCCTTTAATTTCCTAGGGCTATTTtcataactgtaaaatgaagagattgtaaTGGATTATCTCCATGGTCCCTTTCAAACTTTTGCCCAAGGGCTaatatttgaatccagaactCATGATTTTGAAGCCAGTTCTTATGTCACCATACCCAGTGagctcagggtcacagagatgGGGGAGCATGATATAGAGTCCCTCAACTTTCTTTAAGGAAATGACATATAAAGGAATCTGAAGAATATACTTATGGTTTTCCTGATTACCTCACAGAACAGTTGTCAGGAATAAGTTTCAAAAAACTTACAGGACTATAAAGTGACAAGTTTGTATTACTATTATCCAAATAAAACATCAGAGGAATATTTCTGTGTTTGGAAAGATGGAGGTTTGGGGTAAAGGGTTATTATGGCAAAGGGGGACAAGTTGCTACCAGTTTTTAACATAAGGAATTGAGAGGAGAAATTACCTTAGTCCCTAGGCTCTTCTTCAGCTTGGGAGAggcagaagaggaggaggaggaggaagatgccGTATGAGATTTCTGCATTGACCGTCTTGCTTCAGCCTCTAATTTTGTTTCTGGCCTTGGATGGTCATGTGCCCCTTTTGACTAATAAATGGTAAAGTCAGAGGGAAGAAAGAACCTTGAGTGTCCATGTTATGTGAAAATCAgttgaaggaaggaatgaggaatATTTgtcctggaaaagagaagactctaGGGGAATATGATGGCTGTCTTGAAGTATCTGAAGGGCTGTTGTGTGGATGCAAGaggaatttttctatttgttctcaTGGAACAGAACTGAGAGTAATAAGTAGAAACTGTAAACCCACAAATTTAGTCTTGATGTCAGGAAacatttcctaaaaattaaagttgTTTAAATAAGGGATGGGCTAGTAGGTTTTTGTATGTCTCCAAGCAGAAGCTGGATGTCCAGTTGGCAGGTACGTGATGATGGAGATTTCTTTTGTGTGCAGATTGGCCAAGTTGGCTACCAAGATTCATTTccactctcaaattctgtgattgtgTGATAATGATATGAATGACTGGGGATTTTAAGTCTTACATGCacagtctctttgtcagagactCTTATTTGGTTATTAGTTGGCCTTGGGATTGGGAAGTACATAGAATAAGTGCCAGAGATGGATAAATATGCATTATGGAGTAAGAGGCAGGGGCTTTGTCAGCCAAGTGAGATGTTTTGTTTACAAACAACGCAAAAAGTTTTCAGCTACTCAaagtttctaattcatttaatttgcCTTTATGACTAGTTAGCACACCAAGAGAAAAGGCTATATGACAGCAGAATTTTAGATATTCTTCTCTTCTATTCATTATTCTCataaaccagaattcaaatataattctttatgtaataaaaaaaattaatccattcAGCCCCAAGATAGAAATTGatccttcttcctttttaccCCTTGAGAAGAATGAAGCAGCCTTCCCAGGCATCCAATACTTTTGTATTGGTTCTCCTGAATCATTTCAATAAACTTGCTTCTACGCCTAATTATTGCTTAATCATTTCAAAGCTGACTGCACAGTTCACCAGCAGGTTGTCCTAGGAGTATGCTGCCAATCCAAGAATTTTTATTCCTTGATCCTAACCTAAAATTTCATTTCCTGGTATGGAAACAACCCATATTCTTTGTTGAATAGTGACTCATCTACTGTTTTAAGTCTTAGAGACTTTCTGGGGCCATCAAAAGGCACCCAGTCAATATATGTTACATAAAAGTCTTGGTCTAAGATCTCCTGCAGAACTGGAGGAGGTGGGAAGTTAGCTGTATAAATCCCTTTGGATTTTTTTAGTAGGTTATCTGGCAAAAAATTTGAGGAATATGCTTatgtttttttattatgttttgttttatgtttatgttatgTTTTTCCTAACTATCTGTTGTTTAGTAAGAACAAGTTTTGAAAGCCTTATGGTTATATATAGATCcaaatatgtattattatgtaGATTAAACATCAGATGCATATTTCTATATAATCTAGCCTAGCCTGGTTCATTGGCCTCTAGGCTCTCCCTCTAATCACAAGAGTAATATCTTATATTGATAGagctctttatatttttataaatatttttacaatttttttgacATTTGAGACAATCCTGTCAGGTTAAAAAGTTGATGATTATTATGTtcacttgacagatgagaaaactgaggagatCCAGAGAATTAAAAGGCTTCCCCAAGGTCATAGCATTAGGAAATAACAAAACTTGGACActagaaaattatgatttataatgcTAAGCTTGATTTGTGTTCTATTATCCCATACTGCCTGTGGAGTTAACATCCTTTGCTTTATTGTCATTCCTGACACGACCCTAATTGTGCTTATTTAACAATCTCATTAAAAcaccatcatttctttttctttttcttttttttttttagttgtgttaGTATTAAATTCTCTGGTCTGGTTATGGTtgttatagatatttttaaaccAACCTGAAAAAAGATGAAGCGTCCATCGTGCCTCCAGAAATTGGTAACTGGGAAGCCTCCATGGCCACGGCAAGGAATGAGTTTCAAAGGACCATTACAATTAGGACACCGTTTtcctgcaaaaaagaaaaaagacatctaGATgggcagtggatagggcaccgaTCCTGCAGTGTTCCTGCAggaggacttgtgttcaaatatggcctcaaacacttagcacTCACtaacttagctgtgtgactctgaataagtcatttaaccccagttgcctctccagaagaaaaagagagagggaattaAGTAGGGTAAAATCAACCTTACCTACATTCAAGTCATAGGTCCTCCCTATATTTCATGTTTCCACTCGAAAAGGGTGgaaatgtttcaaaatattttcaggtATCTGGAAATCTCTACCCCTTAGGGTTGGAAATCCCTTGCTTAGACTATGGTTATGTCATAGTCACATAGGAGCTCAGATTTAAGAGCTAGAAGAAGTGGACACAAAGGTCAGCTAGTTTCTCcctcacttcattttacatttgtgaAGACAAACTCAGAGAGAGTTAAGGCATTTGCTCAAGATTATACAAACAGTAAGCAACAGAACTGGGTGTTAAAAAACCTAGATTCCCTGAGTcccaattcattgaacttttCATTGCTTCTTCTAACCATTTGAGTTATACATAAGCAGAGAGGTGGCTCTCTACCTAGAATAATTTCAGAGGATACTTAAGCTTTCCCAGATATTTTCCTCATTGCTCCCTCATCCTTGAAATTCTCTTAATGGAGAATAGACCTTTTCATCCATGATTAAAGATGTGTCTTAGAATGCAAATACCTCTGGAGAAATCATACAGAGAGTAAAAGTCATACTAAAATTGAGTGTCCTCAGGCCCTGTCTTGAGAGCCTTTTAGTACAAATCAGGCATGAACCCAGGACAATGCACATTAGGGGTGTGATGAAGCTAGGAAAAGGGAATTTTAGGGCTTCAATTCCCTTTTCTTCATAGTTTTTCCTATAGTCATGGCCAGCCAGTGAAGTTATCAGGAAAACTTTAGTGCAATATGACTGCccttagaaaatataaatataagtacaAAAACTTCTTCTAACCCAAGAGGGCCAGAATCACAGAATACAAGAACTAGAGGAAGCAACTGTGGACATTGATTTTAGTCTAAGAGTTCTCAATCTTATTTATGTCAGGGACCCTTTGATGTCTGGTGAAGCCTATTCATCCTATCCtcatctcctttcttttgtttaaatagtatttttttca includes:
- the GCM1 gene encoding chorion-specific transcription factor GCMa; this encodes MVDNVQFNSEVLQFLIYDVKTTDWFQEWPDSYVKHIYSSEDRNAQRHLSSWAMRNTNNHNSRILKKSCLGVVVCSLDCSAEEGRKIYLRPAICDKARQKQQRKRCPNCNGPLKLIPCRGHGGFPVTNFWRHDGRFIFFQSKGAHDHPRPETKLEAEARRSMQKSHTASSSSSSSSASPKLKKSLGTKSLPGETQSQESLPLTWSYQESFQLSSSCNGHLIDNTPQKKPLDNCLSLTKNYYFGRTSQLVEPLVNSESTKLYEKCKLTSSRICTSGELLQPSHSGVYSDYGDLQNWNRNTGLGGPPDYDNYCPGYSFPLTSWSCDIPPPLSCMEAGNQQLSGEKSVAKASYHPFRPNSAVSGGDLYEEKLHVDFNGYFPTARYHFPQEDPFLLSYTPHHQYSLPTKGSKWDLDEEVKCMSLDHDNSEMLLNIYPLR